A genomic stretch from Malus domestica chromosome 15, GDT2T_hap1 includes:
- the LOC103450381 gene encoding putative HVA22-like protein g gives MIGSFLTRTLVMALGYAYPAYECYKTVEKNKPEIEQLRFWCQYWILVAVLTVCERVGDAFVSWVPMYSEAKLLFIIYLWFPKTKGTSYVYDSFFRPYLAKHENEIDRNLLELRTRAGDMAILYWQRAASYSQTRIFDILQYVAAQSTPRPRPAQPQQGVRRQPPAARQPPADPAPNRQPAATTQAQPEEPPSPTSSTSSSKDQKEIAEALAPSPNPKPALQAAGSVTLKATATAAASESSSQATPTEEVAPMQIDAVPSSSATEETNPPPKETVMEETIRRTRGRLRKARSAGSR, from the exons ATGATAGGATCCTTTCTTACCAGAACACTTGT GATGGCTCTTGGGTATGCTTATCCAGCTTATGAATGCTACAAAACTGTTGAAAAGAACAAGCCAGAGATTGAACAGCTTCGCTTTTGGTGCCAGTATTG GATTTTGGTGGCTGTTTTGACTGTTTGTGAGAGAGTTGGTGATGCTTTTGTTTCATG ggTTCCAATGTATAGTGAAGCTAAGTTGCTCTTCATTATATATCTGTGGTTTCCTAAAACAAAG GGTACGAGCTATGTGTATGATTCCTTCTTTAGACCATATCTTGCGAAGCatgaaaatgaaattgataGGAACTTGTTGGAACTAAGAACTAGAGCTGGTGACATGGCAATTTTGTATTGGCAAAGAGCTGCAAGCTATAGTCAGACGAGAATATTTGACATTTTGCAGTATGTTGCTGCACAATCGACACCAAGGCCTCGCCCTGCGCAG CCACAACAAGGTGTTAGGCGCCAACCGCCTGCTGCTCGCCAACCCCCTGCCGATCCAGCTCCAAATCGCCAACCAGCTGCAACAACGCAAGCACAACCCGAAGAACCACCATCTCCCACTTCCAGTACTTCTTCAAGCAAGGACCAAAAGGAGATAGCCGAGGCCTTAGCACCTTCACCAAACCCTAAACCTGCCCTGCAAGCAGCAGGTTCAGTTACTTTAAAAGCAACAGCAACAGCAGCTGCATCTGAATCATCGAGCCAAGCTACCCCAACTGAAGAGGTTGCACCAATGCAGATTGACGCAGTGCCATCCTCTTCAGCGACTGAAGAGACAAATCCTCCCCCGAAAGAGACAGTTATGGAGGAAACCATTCGGCGCACACGTGGAAGGTTGAGGAAAGCTCGTTCTGCAGGAAGCCGTTGA
- the LOC103450380 gene encoding protein SPA, chloroplastic, protein MSQAPSLPRLRSPFLSCPLKLSTSPSSFCASHKFSGNQRSPKSYPCIRAIDLDQNTVVAISVGLVSVAVGIGIPVFYESQIDSAAKRDNTQPCFPCNGTGAQKCRFCTGSGTVTVELGGGEKEVSNCINCEGVGSFTCTTCQGSGIQPRYLDRREFKDDD, encoded by the exons ATGTCACAAGCACCCTCACTCCCCCGTCTTCGCTCTCCCTTCCTCTCCTGCCCCCTCAAGCTTTCCAcctccccttcttccttctgcGCGTCCCACAAGTTTTCAGGAAATCAACGGTCACCGAAGTCGTATCCATGCATCAGAGCCATTGATCTCGATCAAAACACG GTAGTTGCAATCTCAGTTGGGCTTGTGAGTGTTGCCGTCGGGATTGGCATTCCGGTTTTCTACGAATCACAAATCGACAGTGCT GCAAAGCGAGACAACACTCAGCCATGCTTCCCTTGCAATGGAACCGGCGCAC AAAAATGCAGATTTTGCACGGGAAGTGGGACGGTGACAGTAGAGCTTGGCGGGGGTGAGAAAGAGGTGTCCAACTGCATCAACTGCGAAGGGGTCGGTTCGTTTACGTGCACAACATGTCAGGGGTCTGGGATTCAACCTCGGTACCTTGATCGCAG AGAATTCAAAGACGATGACTGA